TGCGGGGCGAGGCTCGGGGGTTCGCGCACCCAGCGCACTGACGGCGCCCCCGCAGGTCATCCAGCGGATCTTCTACACCGTGAACCGGTCCTGGTCCGGCAGGATCACCTGCGCCGAGCTGCGGAGGAGCTCCTTCCTGCAGGTGCGCGGCGCGCCCGCCCTGTCCTcccgtccctccctccccctcctttcctcccccctcctttcccctcccccgcactcccaccccatccccacctcccccacgctccctgcccacccccaggCCTGTGAGCGCCGCCTGCACTTGGGGGTCCATGGTTGATCTGCGAAGTGGGGGGGCCGTACTGGGCACCAGGGAGAGCCGAGCCCTCATTCCCTGAgagctgccccccacccccacgcccGCCTAGGGAGCCGCCCCCGTGCTGGAGCTCCCCCCACCGCAGAGCTGCCCCCACTCGGAGCGACCCCGCCTTCCCTGCCCCCGCCCGCAGCCACCCGGACTTGGGGCGTCCCCCCAGAGGCCCCGCGCTCAGGCCACTTGCGTCCTTTGGCAGAATGTGGCGCtgctggaggaggaggcggaCATCAACCAGCTGACCGAATTCTTCTCCTACGAGCACTTCTACGTCATCTACTGCAAGTTCTGGGAGCTGGACACGGACCACGACCTGCTCATCGACGCGCACGACCTGGCGCGGCACAATGACCACGGTGCGCAGGGGCAGAGGGGCGGGCGCGGCGCGGGGACACCGAGCAGACCCTTCTTCTCTCAGGGCGTCCCGGGTCTGCAGCTGCctctcctcccccactccccGCTCCGTGTCTGGGTCCCCGCGTGTCTGGGTCCCTGCGTGCGCCTCTGCACCAGGCGTCCTCCCCCGGGCGTCTGCAGGGTCCGTGTGGGCCGCTGGTCCTGAGGCTCAGACAGCCGCACCCGGCCCGAGGGCCTGCAGTCCCGCGCGGCTTCATTGTTAACACCCGAGCAAGGGCGTGCAGACCAGCCGCGTCCCTCAGCTCCAGGTTCCAGCCCCCAAGGCCGGGAGCAGTTTCCATCCAGTCCCCGACTGGGTGGAGCGCGGGCTTAGAGGGCGGTCAGATCCCTCCGCGGGAGGCGGCGCCTCCCCGGTGTCCTCACCCGGCTCCTGTAATAGTCGTGCAGCTTCCAGGGACGAGAGCCTGCCTGTGGCCTGTGCGGCTGGAGTTTTCTAGAGGGTTCCTTGAAGTCTGCTTCCCCCCGCCCAAAAAAACCAAGAGTATTTCCCAGTGACGGTGGCATCTGTTGCGCGCAGCCGACTCGCGTGCCTGGTGCCCGGAATGTGAGCTCCGCCCGTCCAGGTCTCCCGGGGCTGCTCCTGGGCCGCGCGGCCGCAGTAGACCCCTGTCCTGCGTGCGTGGGACGCGCCCCTGAGCAGACGTAGCATTGCCTGGATTTGTCCTGGGCCCGGTTCAGGGAGCCACCTGCGCCCTGGACCCCACACGTAGCCGCGAGGAGAGCCCAGCTGGGCACAGCCGCCCGTGTGGCCCGAGCCAGCGCTTCACCGCGGGGAATCGGCCCCAAACCAGGCGTTCGCTGTCCCTGGGAACCCCGGGCCCGCCCCGGCTTTCCCTGTTCCGCTGGTGCCCACCCTGGGTCTCCGGGCAGCATGGCCTGTGCGGCCGGGGGATGGCAGGTGCGGCCGCGCTGGGCTGTTTCTCACACACGGCGGCCTGAAGCGGGGGCGTCTTGGCCCCGTGCGTGCCGGGGACACGGGTGACCGCAGGGATGGCCGCCCGGGCTGCGGGACCTCGTGGGCCGGAGCTGACGGCGTCGGTGCCTCCGCTCTTGCCTCTTGTTAGCGGAGTTTGGGCTGAAACGTGTTTGTTTTCGGGATGGCACTGAGGCCTCCCTCACTCTGCGTCTGGAAGCGGAACCTGTGAGGCCTGAAGGTTCCGCCCTTTAATGAACCACGGTCAGCTTCGTGCGCCCCTGGTCCGCTCGAAGGGCAGGGGTGGCTGCACCCGGGAGGGGCCTGTGCAGGGGCCCCGGGGCCGCCTGTGGGCATTTCGGTCCTTGCCCCGTCCAGGCTCGGCTCGGGGGGGTCGTGACATCGGGGCCGAGGCGCGGTGCGGGCTGCCCATCAACCCCCTTCCTTTCCAGCCATTTCCACCAAGATGATCGACAGGATCTTCTCGGGAGCAGTCACGCGGTACGTGCGGCTCAGGCCCCACGAGGACCCGGCTCCTCCTTGCCTGACACGAGCTTGTCGAGTTCCCACAGCGACTGGCCGTGGAGAGGGGGACACGTGTCTCTGTCACCCGAAAGCCTAGTGGGGGGCACGACACTCTGTCATGTGAGGTCTGAGGAAGGGGCGGCCCGTGCCCCAGGTCAGGGGTCCTCGTCGGGCGCTGGGCCTGAGCGAGCCCCGGGAAGGGGACGTTGCCGGCGTCCAGGCGGCCGTGGCCGTGGTGCAGGTGCACTCCTGACCCCACCCGGATCTCGGGAACGCCCTCTGGCCACGGGGCCTCCACGTCCTCCctggaggggcaggaggagggctgGGCCGGGGGCCCCTCTCGCCCCCGGTCATGGGCAGGGGCTCCACGCCCGGGAGTCTCTCCGTGACACCGTCTTCGTCTGTCCATCCTGGCCTGGGGTCTAGAGGCAGAAAAGCGCAGAAGGAAGGGAAGATCAGCTACGCAGACTTTGTCTGGTTTTTGATCTCTGAGGAAGACAAGAAAACGCCGACCAGGTGGGCTCCTGCCGCGGTGCGGGTTTGTTCAGTGCAGGGCCGGGAGCCGCCCGTGTGACGTGTGTCCCCAGGCGGATGCGCGCACGTCTGGTGGGGGGCTGCAGGGCACGGGCGGATGCGCGCACGtctggtggaggctgcagggcacGGGCGGATGCGCGCACGTCTGGTGGGGGGCACGGGCGGGGCGGATGCGCGCACGCCTGGTGGGGGGCTGCAGGGCACGGGCGGATGCGCGCACGTCTGGTGGGGGGCTGCAGGGCACGGGCGGATGCGCGCACGCCTGGTGGGGGGCTGCAGGGCACGGGCGGATGCGCGCACGtctggtggaggctgcagggcacGGGCGGATGCGCGCACGTCTGGTGGGGGGCTGCAGGGCACGGGCGGATGCGCGCACGtctggtggaggctgcagggcacGGGCGGATGCGCGCACGTCTGGTGGGGGGCTGCAGGGCACGGGCGGATGCGCGCACGTCTGGTGGGGGGCTGCAGGGCACGGGCGGATGCGCGCACGCCTGTTTGGGAGGCTGCCCCCGGGGCCGCAGGGCACGGGCTGGGAGGGTCCTGGGCGGGGCCGACAGAGCTCGCTGTGCCACAGCATCGAGTACTGGTTCCGCTGCATGGACCTGGACGGGGACGGCGCCCTGTCCATGTTCGAGCTCGAGTACTTCTACGAGGAGCAGTGCCGGAGGCTGGACAGCATGGCCATCGAGGCCCTGCCCTTCCAGGACTGCCTCTGCCAGATGCTGGACCTGGTCAAGCCGAGGAGCGAAGGTGACGCCCCGGGAGGGCCCAGGGTGAGGGGACGGGTGGGCGAGAGGACGGGACAGACGGGAGAGAGGACGGCCCAGGGTGAGGGACCCTGGGAAACGGCCGCTCCTACTCTGAGTTGGTGACGAGGCCCAGCACCGCAGGTGTCCGGTCTCACGGCGCAAGAACCTCCTACTCGGGGCGTCGACACCCCCGAGGGTGGCCTGGAGAACCCAGGCCGGGGCTCACTGGGGACGTCGGCACCGGCTGAGGGACCAGTTGCCACGTTTATGCTGATGCCACACAGGGTGGGGTCCAACTTTCTCTCCCCgtctcctcccctcacccctgtCTCCTCTAACCCCCTCCGTCTCCTCCCCTCTCACCCCGTCTCCTCCCCTCTcacccctctgcctcctcccctcacccctgtctcctcccctcacccccccccgtctcctcccctcacccctctgcctcctcccctctcacccccccccccccccgtctcCTCCCCTCAACCCTGTTCTGCCATCCATCGTCCCAGCTCCTCCCGGCCCGGCCCCCGGTGCGGGAGGTCCTGAGTAGGAGGTTCTTGCGCAGTGAGACCGGACACCTGCGGTGCTGGGCCTCGTCACCAACTCAGAGTAGGAGCGGCCGTTTCCCAGGGCCACTGAGGCAAAGGGGAGCGTCCACGCTGCTCGGCTTCCTTCTGCATCTCAGACTCCAGCTCTGGGACTTTCACTTTGGAAATGGCTCCGAGGCCCGGGCACCGCCCTGCAGCCGTCCCTCTCCCTGGCTGGGGCCCTCCTGGTGCTCGGTGTCCCCGGGACACTCTCTGGCCACGGCCTGCGTGGGGAGCCCCGGGCTCTGTCATTTCACATCCAGGGGCGCCTGCACCACGTCCCCGTCCCTGCGTCCTCGGGGCACAGGTGGCCCGAGCCGTCTCCGCACCGCGGCCTCCACACCTCAGTCCCCGCCCAGAACCACGCGCGTGTCCGCCTGTCCCGTCCGACCCGTGGCGGGAGAGCCCGGAGCCTCGGGCCGCGTCCTTACGCGCGTGTGACCCGAGGCGCGCGCCGCACAGCCCACAGCCGGCCCGAAGGTGAGGCCGGGCTCACGCCTGGGACACGTCCCCTCCCCGCAGGGAGGATCACGCTGCGGGACCTGAAGCGCTGCAAGCTGGCCGGCGTGTTCTTCGACACCTTCTTCAACATCGAGAAGTACCTGGACCACGAGCAGAAGGAGCAGATCTCGCTGCTCAGGGTGAGTGCGGGGGGCGCGCGGGCGGGGCCGCGCCAGGCGGGTGCGTGACGTGACGCGTGGCTTCCCCCAGGACAGTGACGGCAGCGGCCCCGAGCTCTCGGACTGGGAGAAGTACGCGGCCGAGGAGTACGACATCCTGGTGGCCGAGGAGACGGCGGGGGAGCCCTGGGAGGACGGGTGAGCGCGCGGCCGGGGGGCGCGGGGGACAGTGAGGGGGGTGCGGGGACTTGGGGGACAGTGAGGGGAGCGCGGGGCACAGTGAGGGGGCGGGGGCACAgtgagggggtgagggggtgcGGGGCACAGTGAGGGGGACGGTGAGGGGGCGCGGGGCACAGTGAGGGACGGTGAGGGGGGCGGGGCACAGTGAGGGGGACGGTGAGGGGGCGGGGGCACAGTGGGGGGGACGGTGAGGGGGTGCGGGGCACAGTGAGGGGGAGGTGCGGGGACTCGGGGCACAGTGAGGGGGCGCGGGGCACAGTGAGGGGGAGGTGCGGGGactcgggggggggggggcggggcagTGGGGGGGCGGGGACGCGGGCACAGTGAGGGGGGTGCGGGGACGGGGGGTCACAGTGAGGGGGGGGGCGCGGGGCACAGTGAGGGGGGTGCGGGGCACAGTGAGGGGGACTTGGGGGACAGTGAGGGGAGCGCGGGGCACAGTAGGGGGGGCGCGGGGCACAGTGAGGGGGTGCGGGGACTTGGGGGACAGTGGGGAGGGGGGGGCACAGTGGGGGGGGGCGCGGGGCACAGTGAGGGGGGGCGGGGACTTGGGGGACAGTGAGGGGAGCGCGGGGCACAGTGAGGGGGCGCGGGACAGTGAGGGGGGTGCGGGGCACAGTGAGGGGGCGCGGGGCACAGTGAGGGGGACGGTGAGGGGGCGGGGGCACAGTGGGGAGGTGAGGGAGCGCGGGGCACAGTGAGGGGGTGCGGGGACTTGGGGGACAGTGAGGGGAGCGCGGGGCACAGTGGGGGGGGGCAGTGAGGGGGGTGCAGGGGGACAGTGAGGGGACGCGGGGCACAGTGAGGGGGCGCGGGGCACAGTGGGGGACGGTGAGGGGGCGGGGCGTGGGGGGTGCGGGGGACAGTGAGGGGAGCGCGGGGCACAGTGAGGGGGGTGCGGGGACTTGGGGGACAGTGAGGGGAGCGCGGGGCACAGTGAGGGGGGTGCGGGGCACAGGGGGTGCGGCGGACAGTGCAGGGACACCGGGCACAGTGAGGGGGTGCGGGGATGCGGGGCGGGACCGGCCCCCTGTCCCCCGCCCCACTTTGGGGGTGTAAACGGTACTGTTAAGATTCCCGGTTCCGCCGGTTCGTTGGCGGCCATGGAAATACGACTGATTGACCTTGTGTTTTGCAACTAGACGCAACACACTTGGGAGATCTGCGGTTCTCTGCGGCTTTCTGCGCGGACGGCCCGTGTCCGTCCGTGGGTCCGTGTCTTGTCTTCCTTTTCACCCCCGCGTGGCCgtctcttgctttctcttcccCGCTGCGCGGCCTGGACGCTGCTGGGTGGGGTCCGGGCCGACCACGTCCCGCCTGACTGAGCGGTGCGGGTTTGTGTGCGTCCCGGTGCCCGGTCCTGGGGGCGTCTCCCCTCCCCCGGCGGTCACTGGGGGGTGCTCTGGCCTCTTCCTGGTGGGCGGAGGTTTCCCCACACGGGGCTGGGTGTCTCAGAGGCTTTCGCTCCATGTTCCTCTGtctgtccgtccgtccgtccggtGAGTGACACCGGGACAGCCGTGTGTTCCCCGCATGGATCTTACTCCTTTTATCCTTATATAGGGTTGGACTCTCTTTGCGAGGATTATCTGGAGtagtttataaattttttttgagacacggtcttgctctgtcaccggggCGGGGGCAGCGctgtcatcacagctcactgcggcctccgcctcctgggtgcaagcgatcctccaccctcggcctcccgagCACCTCGCATTACAGCGGTGTCcccccgcgcccggctaattACTACGGGGGTGCCCTCCACGCCTGGTTAATTACTATGGGGTGCCCCcccaacgcccggctaattactACGGGAGTGTCTCccagcgcccggctaattttttgttttctagagacagagtctcgctacgttgcctgggctggtctcaaactcctgacctcgggcgatcctcccgcctcggccccccacaGCGCTGGGagtgcaggcctgagccaccgagcccggcccgtGGCTTTTCCTGGGATGTCTTGGTCTGGCTcgggtatcagggtgatgctggcgcACGGAACGGGGGGCAGGCTGCTCTCCCGTAGTTTCTGGAGGAGTTTGTGTGCAGCACCGGTGACGTCTTCCCTCAGTGTCGGGTAGAATTCACCGGTGACCCCGTGGGGgcctggttttatttatttcagacagagtctcgctctgcgggTTTCCACCTGCCCCGCAGGCCACGCGCCGGGCGCGTTCCTGGAGCTTGTTGCTGGCTCAGTGGCCGCAGCTCGGGGTCGGCTCAGGGGACTTTCTGGTGCTGGAGGCTGGGCCCGGGCGGCCTGCGTGTCCCGGAAACCACGCGCCGTCTCCAGGGCCTGGCTCTGCGCCGCCGGCCCCGCCTTCACCACCCCCTCGTTGCAGGTTCGAGGCCGAGCTCAGCCCTGTGGAGCAGAAGCTGAGTGCCCTGCGGTCCCCGCTGGCCCAGAGGCCGTTCTTCGAGGCGCCCTCGCCCCTGGGCGCCGTGGACCTGTACGAGTACGCGTGCGGGGACGAGGACCTGGAGCCGCTGTGAGGCCGCCCGGGGACCCCACCGCGGGCCCCTCTGCATGGGCCGCGGCCACCGCGGCTTGTGTAAAGACTCTTGTCTGTTGTGGAAAGCGAGTGCGTTTGTACGgaatggtatatttttatttattcacagaAGCGTGTGCCGTGAATTCCCGCCGTGGGTTCGCGGCTGGACCGGCCTCCGGCTCTGGGGCCTGCTGACCCCGCCCCGGGGACACGCGAGGGCCGCTCGGGACTGGGACAGGTGCCCACACGGACACCCGCCGGCCTCACCGTTCCGGGGGCCTCGTCTCTCTGGAAAGGTCCAAGCTGTGACCCGCGGCTCCCGGGCACGTCCCCCGCCCCGGACAGGAGCCTCCGCCGCAGCCTGCACGTTCTGTGTAAACGGACAAGAGCGTTGCTGGCGATCGCGCTTGCGTTTCTGAACGAACGTTGGGAGGATTTTCAGTCGCGGGCTCGGCCGGTCCCTCCCAGCCCGGGAGCCAAGGCCGCCAGCGACCCCGGAAGGAAGGAGCCCGCGTCGAGTCGGGGCCTGAACGAGGGGGTTCGGAGGCCCCCGCCGGGCACAACCCTGAGTGCAGGGAGGACCAGGAGCCCTCCAGGGACGCCCGACACGCCTGAGCCCAGGCCCAGCTCTGCTCCTTCCACAGGCCAGGGAGGGTCACGGGTGGTGACCACGGGACGACCCCCGTTCCTCGCACACGACAAAATGTTCCCCCCGGACAGGGACGTGGCCACACGGCCGGGAACAGGCGGGCGGGGCGGGAGCACCCCGAGAGCTGCGCACACGCCCCGTTCACCCACCGCAGCCCTGGCTGTGAAGGAGCTGGACGCACAGGCGGTCCCTGTGACCCCGAGGAGAGACGGCAGCggaggctgggggcgggggggggacGTGGCAGCACCTCCTGGGGAACGGCCGCTGCCCCAAACGTGTCCTCAGTGTCTCCAGGTGTCCCCGGATTTCCGGGGAACGCCCCCACCTGGGTCTGCGAAGGGTCAGGGCCCCCCAACAACGGGACAGGTGCCAGGCAGGAGGGTCTGACGGTGGCCGCCGCAGGGAAATGGCACCGGGAGCCACGGCCTGGGGGCCCACCCTGCCCCGCGCTCGGGGGAGCCCGTCTGGGCGGGCAAGTCCGCCCCCCACCACCTCAGGGCCCCCCACGGCCATGGTCATGGGACTGAGGGGGCCGAAGCGGGGGGTTCACCTCTCACCGgaaccctccacctcccacgctGACAGGAGGCCCCCAATGGGGGGTTGAAGGCTGGGGGTTCAAGGCTGAGACATCAGAGGGCTCCCTGGGGCCGTGAAAGGAACAGCGTCCCCCACCCACGTCCCTGGTGAGGCCCCCGCACAGCCGCCGACACCCCCGTACTCACCGCATCCCCCAAGcgccccctcctcccccagccacGGCCCCGATGCCCTGGGCCACACCAGGGCCGGCCGTGCACGCTCAGCCTCGGCCGGGGAAGTGGGGGTCCCCGTGGACAGCGGCGCGGTGGGGAGACCCAGAGCCCAGCCGTCCTGCCCCCACTTGGTCTAAGGGTCCGTTCCCCTGACAGCCCACGTGCGGGGGGCCGGGGGTCCCCACAAAACAAGCACCCGGGTCACCCTGACAGTGGCCAGCGGCCGGCGTCCCTCCAGGACAGGGGCCAGGACGTTCCAGGGCTCGGTGGGGGCGCCCGTGGCATCCCCACCCCCCCGGGAATGGCCGTCCCGGGCGCCCTGCGGTTGACGGCCGTCACCCCTGGAGATCCCCCAGCAGGGACTCAGccggcccctccctcccttcctcgcAGGGTCCCTTCGTGTCAGATCCCAGCGCGTCCACGGGGGCACCCCAGGCTCCCGGCATTGGCGCCAGAGCGGCCCCCAGAGCGCCGTCCCCAGGGGCGGCAGGGACGGGCCTGGGAACACGGGGGCTCCCCAGAACGAGGGGCCCAGCCTGGGGCGGGGGACGGGGCCTGGACGGCCGTGAGACGGAGAAGAGGGAGACGGGGCGTTGGGGGAGAACTCGGGGGCATCAGACGCAGGAACTGGACGGAGCCGGACCCGCCGCGCCCAGCAGTTGTCGGAGGAGACACGgccctgggggggggggggagcagGGAGGCCCTCGGGACTCTCAGAGCCGGGGAAGGAGCGGAGGCCGGAGGTCGTCCCCAGCACGGTGCCCACGTGCCGCCCCGCCCGGGCCAAGGGGTCAGACCCCACGTGGCACAGGGGCCCGTCTGTGGGTGACGGGGACGCAGCCCCCCGGGCCGGCCCGACCCCGCGTGGTACAGACGGCCCTGCCCAGCCCGAAGCCGTAGACGCGGCCCCTCACCCGGCCAGACGCTGCTGCGTGGCTCCCGCGGGGGCCTCGAACCCAGCTCCCCGTGACCCGCGGGCCGACCCCGGCAGGGCAGCGATGCCCTAACCCCGGCACCCTCTGTAGAAGCCACAGCTTCCCCCAGGCTTGGCCTCCGCACCACACACGCCACCCGGAGCCTGGGCAGCCGCCGTTCTGGTCTCCGGGGACAGCACCCGACCGCACCCCGGGCCCCAGGACGTGTCCGCCGGGGGCTGCCGCTCGCCGGCCGTGTCCTCACCAGGGCGTAGCTCTCTCCACCCCGGCATCGGGTCCCACAGCAGCCCGGGCCGCCGCCGCGAGGGGGTCCTGCCCACCCGTGCCCCAGACAACAGCCCCTCTGCGGGGACACAGCCGCCCCGTTTCCCCAGCGCGGCCCGGCCTGACCTCGGGGAGCAGCCAGAGGAGGGGGCGAGGCCCCGTCGGGAAGGGAGACCCCAGAGGTGCAGGCACAGCAGGTCCCGCTCGGACAAGCCCCCCACAGCCCTCCCACAACAGGCCTCCCGGGCCCGTCCCTCAAACCCCAGCACACAGACCCCTGCCCCGCAACCAAGGCGGGCTTGAGCGGTACCTACGGCCGGCAGCTCACAGGTGCGACCACGGGGGGGACACGGAGGCCCCCGTCCTCCCCGCCAGGGCCTCGGCCCCCAGGGACTCACACAAACCCCGCAGGACACTCGGGGACCAAGGGCAGGAAGCGGGGCTTAGAGGAGCGGCCGCCTGGCCACAGCGATTCCAAACGGGCAGGCTCCACGCTGCACCTCTTTTGTCTGTtgtgaggcggagtctcgctctgtggcccaggctggagtgcagtgaggtgatctcggctcaccgcaacctccgcctcccgggttccggcattttcctgcctcggcctcccgagtagctgggatgacaggtgcgcgccaccgcgcccggctcatttttgtatttttagtagacacggggtttcaccatgttggccaggctggtctcgaactcctgacctcgtgatctgcccgcctcgacctcccaaagtgctgggatgacaggcgtgagtcactgcacccggcctttaaTAGAAAACTGGGCCCCCCTTCtcgtgcccaggctggtcctgggcttaagtgatcccaCCCCGGCCGCCCAAAACGCTGGGATGACGGGTGGGAGCCGCCGGGCACAGCGCAGCAGCCACACGACCTGTGCGCACGGGGGTGCTGACCAGGAACTCGAGCAAACATACCTGCCACATGCGACTCTAGCAATGccatgggggccgggcgcggtggctcacgcccgtcatcccagcactttgggaggccgaggcgggcggatcacctgaggtcaggagatcgagaccatgttggccaacacggtgaaaccccgtctctactaaaaatacaaaaattggccaggtgtggtggaaggcacttgtaattccagctacatgggaaactgaggcaggagaatcgcttgaacccgggaggcggaggttgcagtgagccgagatcgaaccactgcactccagcctgggcgacagagcgagactccgtctcaaataaataaataatgtgccACGGGAACCTGCTCCGTGCTCACCTCCCCCAACGTCGGAGTCAGGGACACGGGCCGTGCCTCACAGGGTGGGGTGACAGGACGTCCACCCGGGCCCTGACCCTTCTGACCTCCCCTCATCCGGGGGTGCCCTGACCCTTCAGGGCTGTGGGGTACCCTAAACATGACAGCCGTGGGGTGCCCTGAACATGATGGCTGTGGGGTACCCCAACTTTAATACCGTAGGGTACCCTGAACATGAGGGCCATGGGGCACCCCAACCCTGTGGGACCGTAAGGTGCTCTGAACATGAGGGCCGGGGGGTACCCCAACCTTTTGGGACTGTGAGACACACTGACTTCTTAAGACCACGGCTTACCCTGATGCTTAGGGCTCCGCTGTGCCCCCGACTCCCCAGGCTGTGGTGCCTACGGGACGCCGGGCCTACGTGGGGAGGGGGCGGAGGCACAAAAGCGATGGGGGAGGTGGAGGGCATCGGCTGTCCCTGCCCTGAAGGACAGGATGGGGCCAGTCAGGTAGGAGTGTGGCCAGGACCAAACCCAAGGACTCAAGGGGGAGATGGGGcgtggagagaggaggggagcggtggggagagaagaggggggtggggagagaagaggggggtggggagagaagaggggggtggggagacacgaggggggtggggagacacgaggggaggggtgggcgggcagaggggagtggaggggggagagaggaggggtggTGGGTATTGGGGGACGGTGGGGGGAATGGGGGGCAcggactgggggtggggaggggacagaggggaGGAACCAGGGTCACACGTGAGGCCGGCGCCCTGACTGGAACGTGGCCTTCAGCCACCTGTCACCAGCCTGTGGGACCTCAGGGACACGGTGAGGGGGACACGGTGAGGGGGACACGGTGAGGGGCCCAGCCTGGATGCCgccccctcccatcccccagcctCACCGAGGGGCCACTGACTTCATCACACCACAGGGACCCCGTCCCAGGGTTCTGGGGCCCGTGCAGGAAACACGCAGGTGCAGGTGCGGAGCCAGGTCCCCACACCGCGGGCGTCTATTTGTATCCCCGTGGCAGGAAATCCAGGGACGCATGTAGACGAAGAACCGTCTGCACAGCTGGACCCCCAGCGCCTTGGGAAACCGATGTGGGGGGgtcccctgagctcaggagtctgagcccagcctgggctacatggagaaacctcgtgtCTAGGAAGAATTACAATCAGAGGgacgtggtggcggcacctgtcaccccagctactcgggaggccgagacgggcagccatcctcccacctcagcctcccgagtagctgggactacaggacccatgtccagctcatttttttttttttaagagatgggggtatcagtatgttgccgaggctggtcttga
This portion of the Macaca thibetana thibetana isolate TM-01 chromosome X, ASM2454274v1, whole genome shotgun sequence genome encodes:
- the LOC126946849 gene encoding serine/threonine-protein phosphatase 2A regulatory subunit B'' subunit beta isoform X3 yields the protein MDDMGLVAKACGCPLYWKGPLFCGAGGERTGSVSVHKFIAMWRKILHNCHDDAAKFVHLLMSPGCNYLVQEDFVPFLQDVVNTHPGLSFLKEASEFHSRYITTVIQRIFYTVNRSWSGRITCAELRRSSFLQNVALLEEEADINQLTEFFSYEHFYVIYCKFWELDTDHDLLIDAHDLARHNDHAISTKMIDRIFSGAVTRGRKAQKEGKISYADFVWFLISEEDKKTPTSIEYWFRCMDLDGDGALSMFELEYFYEEQCRRLDSMAIEALPFQDCLCQMLDLVKPRSEGRITLRDLKRCKLAGVFFDTFFNIEKYLDHEQKEQISLLRDSDGSGPELSDWEKYAAEEYDILVAEETAGEPWEDGFEAELSPVEQKLSALRSPLAQRPFFEAPSPLGAVDLYEYACGDEDLEPL
- the LOC126946849 gene encoding serine/threonine-protein phosphatase 2A regulatory subunit B'' subunit beta isoform X1, with the protein product MPPGKVLQPVLKMKVDELFLYWLSEAGTQRMLQDCLRRIKAPGRDPPTAGDGELPGVWPAAPLAAPRPGGLDLAATPGPGPALPLGAASSPRNAPHARGTRRSAGTRVVQTRKEERLPPASSQSIPTFYFPRGRPQDSLNVDAAISKIESAFARLPHERATMDDMGLVAKACGCPLYWKGPLFCGAGGERTGSVSVHKFIAMWRKILHNCHDDAAKFVHLLMSPGCNYLVQEDFVPFLQDVVNTHPGLSFLKEASEFHSRYITTVIQRIFYTVNRSWSGRITCAELRRSSFLQNVALLEEEADINQLTEFFSYEHFYVIYCKFWELDTDHDLLIDAHDLARHNDHAISTKMIDRIFSGAVTRGRKAQKEGKISYADFVWFLISEEDKKTPTSIEYWFRCMDLDGDGALSMFELEYFYEEQCRRLDSMAIEALPFQDCLCQMLDLVKPRSEGRITLRDLKRCKLAGVFFDTFFNIEKYLDHEQKEQISLLRDSDGSGPELSDWEKYAAEEYDILVAEETAGEPWEDGFEAELSPVEQKLSALRSPLAQRPFFEAPSPLGAVDLYEYACGDEDLEPL
- the LOC126946849 gene encoding serine/threonine-protein phosphatase 2A regulatory subunit B'' subunit beta isoform X2, giving the protein MERAEPGPRLQRPAGPGPALPRERSARPGPRRALRADGMRLRERSLRQDPDLRQELASLARGCDFVLPSRFKKRLKAFQQVQTRKEERLPPASSQSIPTFYFPRGRPQDSLNVDAAISKIESAFARLPHERATMDDMGLVAKACGCPLYWKGPLFCGAGGERTGSVSVHKFIAMWRKILHNCHDDAAKFVHLLMSPGCNYLVQEDFVPFLQDVVNTHPGLSFLKEASEFHSRYITTVIQRIFYTVNRSWSGRITCAELRRSSFLQNVALLEEEADINQLTEFFSYEHFYVIYCKFWELDTDHDLLIDAHDLARHNDHAISTKMIDRIFSGAVTRGRKAQKEGKISYADFVWFLISEEDKKTPTSIEYWFRCMDLDGDGALSMFELEYFYEEQCRRLDSMAIEALPFQDCLCQMLDLVKPRSEGRITLRDLKRCKLAGVFFDTFFNIEKYLDHEQKEQISLLRDSDGSGPELSDWEKYAAEEYDILVAEETAGEPWEDGFEAELSPVEQKLSALRSPLAQRPFFEAPSPLGAVDLYEYACGDEDLEPL